The following proteins are encoded in a genomic region of Polyangiaceae bacterium:
- the lnt gene encoding apolipoprotein N-acyltransferase codes for MSDERDSSPDLTEDAPSEAAPTAEAPPVEEEAAASSEPAPQTAPADDATPPKQAKGISAKKRKKRKTDSTPEQGEAASEAHTASETQAKPPPATLGPALPAKVAYPLAILSGFLYFLAFPGIDLWPLAFVGLAPLIIAMRNQPTRRAMGLGWMAGFTMTMTGFYWLIDMLKTFSGFGTPLCLLFMSILCGYQGGRIGFMGWLYGRATHRGWPAGPVFCLAFAASELTFPLLFPWYYAATVHQVPALLQLAELGGPILVGLMLVAPNWALSELVFAKLDQRQVNWRLVGVLVALPLVSAGYGALRISQVDAAVAAAPKAKVGVVQANMSLIAKREDKEGGLRRHVRLSQELIRKEGPLDLVVWPETAVARAMDERNAATYYERNVLPQIGAPAVFGAILVRRVDDARGYVLFNSAMVSDPATGRKVVGRFNKHYLLAFGEYLPFGETFPKLYEMSPHSGRFTPGTEAKPVPFGEHQLAVFICYEDIIPSFVNSIMKSGDAQLLVNITNDAWFGDTTEPWIHLALSKLRAIEQRRFFVRSTNSGVSAIVDPVGRVVAHTETFKQQTAAAQIAWLDGGTVFRVLGELPWWLATLVMAALVFVRRKSAAKPAA; via the coding sequence GTGAGCGACGAACGAGACTCCAGCCCGGACCTCACCGAGGACGCCCCCAGCGAGGCGGCGCCCACTGCGGAGGCGCCGCCCGTCGAAGAGGAAGCTGCGGCTTCTTCCGAACCAGCTCCGCAGACGGCGCCCGCGGACGATGCGACGCCGCCCAAGCAGGCCAAGGGCATTTCCGCAAAGAAACGCAAGAAGCGCAAGACCGACTCAACACCCGAGCAAGGCGAAGCGGCCAGCGAAGCGCACACGGCCAGCGAAACGCAGGCCAAGCCGCCGCCCGCAACCCTTGGCCCCGCGCTCCCGGCCAAGGTGGCGTACCCCTTGGCCATCCTGTCCGGCTTTTTGTACTTCCTGGCGTTTCCCGGGATCGATCTGTGGCCCCTCGCCTTCGTCGGGCTCGCGCCGCTGATCATCGCGATGCGCAATCAGCCGACCCGGCGTGCGATGGGGCTCGGCTGGATGGCTGGCTTCACCATGACGATGACCGGGTTCTACTGGCTCATCGACATGCTGAAGACCTTCAGCGGCTTCGGAACCCCGCTGTGCCTGCTCTTCATGAGCATCTTGTGTGGCTATCAGGGCGGGCGCATCGGCTTCATGGGCTGGCTGTATGGACGGGCTACCCACCGTGGGTGGCCCGCAGGGCCGGTCTTTTGCCTAGCGTTCGCTGCCAGCGAGCTGACCTTCCCGCTGCTGTTTCCCTGGTACTACGCGGCCACGGTGCACCAGGTGCCGGCGCTGCTCCAGCTCGCGGAGCTCGGCGGGCCGATCCTGGTCGGCTTGATGCTCGTCGCCCCGAACTGGGCGCTGAGCGAGCTGGTCTTCGCGAAGCTCGACCAACGTCAGGTCAACTGGCGACTGGTGGGAGTCTTGGTAGCGCTTCCGCTTGTTTCCGCAGGGTATGGTGCCCTGCGCATCTCTCAGGTCGACGCAGCGGTCGCCGCAGCCCCCAAGGCGAAGGTGGGTGTGGTTCAGGCCAATATGAGCCTGATCGCCAAACGCGAAGACAAGGAGGGCGGCCTGCGCCGACACGTGCGGCTGAGCCAGGAGCTGATCCGCAAAGAAGGCCCGCTCGATTTGGTGGTGTGGCCCGAAACCGCGGTTGCTCGCGCGATGGATGAGCGGAACGCCGCGACCTACTACGAGCGCAACGTGTTGCCTCAGATCGGCGCGCCAGCGGTCTTCGGCGCTATCTTGGTGCGCCGGGTGGATGACGCGCGGGGCTACGTGCTGTTCAACTCGGCGATGGTCAGTGACCCAGCCACGGGGCGCAAAGTCGTCGGTCGCTTCAACAAGCACTACCTGCTGGCCTTTGGCGAGTACCTGCCGTTCGGAGAGACCTTTCCCAAGCTGTACGAGATGTCGCCCCACTCAGGACGCTTCACTCCAGGCACGGAGGCGAAGCCAGTCCCGTTTGGTGAGCACCAGCTCGCGGTGTTCATTTGCTATGAAGACATCATCCCGAGCTTCGTGAACTCGATCATGAAGAGCGGGGATGCCCAGCTCTTGGTGAACATCACGAACGACGCGTGGTTTGGCGACACGACGGAGCCTTGGATCCATCTGGCGCTGAGCAAGCTCAGAGCCATCGAGCAACGGCGCTTCTTCGTGCGCAGCACCAACAGTGGGGTGAGCGCGATCGTGGACCCCGTTGGCCGCGTCGTGGCGCACACCGAGACCTTCAAGCAGCAAACCGCCGCGGCGCAGATCGCGTGGCTGGACGGTGGCACGGTGTTTCGCGTTCTGGGCGAGCTGCCGTGGTGGCTCGCCACGCTGGTCATGGCCGCCCTGGTTTTCGTCCGCCGGAAGTCCGCGGCGAAACCCGCTGCCTGA
- a CDS encoding response regulator — MLGTGARKRRILIVDDDPDIARLLGRALMGEFDIDVALNAGAALAMAAKNPPDLAMLDVMMPGIDGFGLAERLRLLPGLARLPLMFLTAKGDAQDQIRGIQVGAKHYITKPFKLADVVAKVKKALK, encoded by the coding sequence ATGCTGGGAACCGGGGCTCGAAAGCGTCGCATCTTGATCGTGGATGACGATCCAGACATCGCGCGCCTGCTTGGCCGCGCGCTGATGGGTGAGTTCGACATCGACGTCGCCCTCAACGCTGGCGCGGCCCTCGCGATGGCCGCGAAGAACCCGCCCGATCTCGCGATGCTGGACGTGATGATGCCCGGAATCGACGGCTTCGGGCTCGCGGAGCGGCTGCGGTTGCTGCCCGGCCTCGCGCGCCTGCCGCTCATGTTCCTCACGGCCAAGGGCGACGCACAGGACCAGATCCGCGGCATCCAAGTGGGCGCCAAGCACTACATCACCAAGCCATTCAAGCTGGCTGACGTGGTCGCCAAGGTGAAGAAGGCACTCAAGTGA
- a CDS encoding peptidyl-prolyl cis-trans isomerase: MPPRTTRQPFEPVQAGAPHPRSCDSGNTRARNRGASASTVSSPTARSRAPLVALWSGRSSANPTLARDPGLRALLVFATLRATAIALCQRAMNKSLLLCLVLCAGCSNLTAPQIDSNDRPSPQTVKAAAPAPTPAPKPAEPQPLAAPAEERITASHILIAYKGAQRANPTVTRTKEQAKAEAEKLAKEASKPGADFAELAKKNSDGPSAPRGGSLGDFSKGQMVKPFADAAFALKPGEVTKAPVETGFGFHVIKRDK; encoded by the coding sequence ATGCCTCCACGCACCACACGGCAGCCGTTCGAGCCCGTCCAAGCTGGCGCACCGCACCCGCGCAGTTGCGACTCGGGCAACACACGCGCCCGCAACCGCGGTGCCTCAGCAAGCACCGTTTCCTCCCCAACCGCTCGGAGCCGGGCGCCGCTGGTCGCTCTCTGGTCAGGCAGATCGAGCGCAAACCCTACTCTCGCGCGGGATCCGGGGCTGCGGGCGCTTCTGGTGTTTGCAACGCTGCGCGCTACTGCTATCGCCCTCTGTCAGAGAGCCATGAACAAGTCGCTATTGCTTTGCTTGGTGCTGTGCGCGGGTTGCAGCAACCTCACCGCTCCCCAAATCGACTCGAACGACCGGCCCAGCCCGCAGACGGTGAAGGCCGCTGCTCCAGCGCCCACGCCTGCTCCGAAGCCCGCCGAGCCGCAGCCGCTGGCAGCACCAGCGGAAGAGCGCATCACCGCGTCTCATATCCTCATCGCCTACAAAGGCGCCCAGCGCGCGAACCCCACGGTGACGCGCACCAAAGAGCAAGCCAAGGCCGAGGCCGAAAAGTTAGCGAAGGAGGCTTCCAAGCCCGGCGCAGACTTCGCTGAGCTAGCGAAGAAGAACAGCGACGGGCCTTCTGCTCCTCGCGGCGGCTCGCTTGGAGATTTCAGCAAGGGCCAGATGGTAAAGCCTTTCGCTGACGCCGCGTTCGCGCTCAAGCCAGGTGAAGTGACCAAGGCCCCTGTGGAGACCGGCTTCGGTTTCCACGTCATCAAGCGCGACAAGTAG
- a CDS encoding hybrid sensor histidine kinase/response regulator, with amino-acid sequence MRKILHIEDDPANRLLVRKLLKPAGFEVVEAEDGMEGLRKAREEHPDLILVDIAIPGMDGYEVTLRLRAEEALKQVPIVAITAEGNRDTSLAVGANGFLQKPIDARSFADTIAGFLGGHREHNTPEVSGEHLRKESQRIVAHLEEKVAELSQANLRMVELDRARKEFYRNISHELATPMTPIVGYVRMLRDHELGPLTNTQEKALRTIDECVARLRGLIDNLLDVTGIETGRLRFMHRDYDMSDLVRRVASRAQHALRERHLELHHELPRGRMPGWGDAERLSRAFGQLLDNAIKFTPEGGRIGVRVQRIDGDYEICVADTGPGVPPSAVARLFDPFYQVDGSPTRAFGGTGVGLAIVRGIARGHGGDVRVESPAQLSLGGADFNGSAFYLRVPERAPLLADESHSVSAAAQAE; translated from the coding sequence GTGCGGAAGATCCTGCACATCGAGGACGATCCAGCGAATCGACTGCTGGTTAGGAAGCTGCTCAAACCAGCCGGGTTCGAGGTGGTCGAAGCCGAGGACGGCATGGAGGGGCTGCGCAAGGCGCGCGAGGAGCATCCCGATCTGATCCTGGTCGACATCGCCATTCCCGGCATGGACGGCTACGAGGTCACGCTGCGCTTGCGTGCAGAAGAGGCGCTAAAGCAAGTGCCGATCGTCGCCATCACCGCCGAGGGAAACCGCGACACGAGCCTCGCTGTTGGCGCGAACGGCTTCCTCCAGAAGCCCATCGACGCCCGTAGCTTCGCGGACACGATCGCGGGCTTCTTGGGGGGACATCGAGAGCACAACACGCCGGAGGTGAGCGGCGAACATTTGCGCAAGGAAAGTCAGCGCATTGTCGCGCACCTGGAAGAGAAGGTGGCGGAACTCTCTCAGGCGAACCTGCGCATGGTCGAGCTCGACCGCGCCCGCAAGGAGTTCTATCGCAACATCTCCCATGAGCTTGCGACGCCCATGACCCCGATCGTGGGCTACGTGAGGATGCTGCGCGATCACGAGCTCGGGCCGCTGACGAACACCCAGGAGAAGGCCCTGCGCACCATCGACGAGTGCGTCGCCCGACTGCGTGGCCTGATCGACAACCTGCTGGACGTGACCGGCATCGAGACCGGGCGCCTCCGCTTCATGCATCGGGACTACGACATGAGCGATTTGGTGCGTCGCGTGGCTTCGCGCGCCCAGCACGCGCTGCGTGAGAGGCACCTGGAGCTGCATCACGAGTTACCGCGCGGAAGAATGCCTGGCTGGGGCGATGCGGAGCGCCTCTCGCGAGCCTTTGGGCAGCTGCTCGACAACGCCATCAAGTTCACCCCGGAAGGCGGCCGCATCGGCGTTCGGGTGCAGCGCATCGACGGGGACTACGAGATCTGCGTTGCGGACACCGGGCCTGGAGTGCCGCCGAGCGCCGTCGCGCGGCTTTTCGATCCGTTCTACCAAGTGGACGGCTCACCCACGCGGGCATTCGGCGGGACCGGAGTGGGTCTCGCCATCGTGCGCGGAATCGCGCGGGGCCACGGCGGCGACGTACGTGTCGAGTCGCCCGCGCAACTGAGCCTCGGTGGCGCCGATTTCAACGGTTCGGCGTTTTACCTGCGAGTGCCCGAGCGGGCCCCGCTGCTTGCTGACGAGAGCCACAGCGTGTCGGCCGCGGCGCAGGCCGAGTGA
- a CDS encoding cysteine desulfurase, whose product MTRTQQIYLDWNATTPPAQSVLAAMDAARSHAWANPSSVHGAGRAARRLIEDTRERLAGLLELQARDVVFTGGGTEANNLALAHAPGLALSRLEHPSVVRVAEELASSGRPVVWLPVSRLGQIEVDAVGELCGALPAGSWLAAMYVNHETGVVQPLEALGAAAHALGLKLHSDAVQALGKLDLGPLIHADSISVAAHKLRGPKGVGALCLRANVEGVVPVPRPVLRGGSQERGFRPGTQDAVAIAGFGAALERLAKHRAGLEGVRVLRDRLEQALAGRSEVSGEGAPRAPHVSNLRFAGWRGDELVAALDLEGICASAGSACSAGTLEPSPVLAAMLDPDAALRGVRFSLGEDTRAEDVARVIGVLSRLVPSD is encoded by the coding sequence GTGACCAGAACGCAGCAAATCTACCTCGATTGGAACGCGACCACGCCGCCCGCGCAGAGCGTGCTGGCGGCGATGGACGCGGCGCGGTCTCACGCCTGGGCGAATCCAAGCAGCGTGCACGGAGCGGGGCGAGCCGCTCGGCGACTGATCGAAGACACCCGAGAGCGCCTTGCTGGGCTACTCGAGCTGCAGGCGAGGGATGTGGTCTTCACCGGAGGTGGCACCGAGGCGAACAACCTCGCACTGGCTCACGCCCCTGGTCTCGCGCTCAGTCGCTTGGAGCATCCTTCCGTGGTGCGGGTGGCCGAAGAGCTGGCCAGTTCCGGTCGTCCGGTGGTGTGGCTGCCGGTCTCGCGTCTGGGCCAAATCGAAGTCGACGCCGTCGGGGAGCTTTGCGGGGCGCTGCCCGCGGGCTCGTGGCTCGCGGCGATGTACGTCAATCACGAAACCGGTGTGGTGCAGCCGCTGGAGGCGCTGGGCGCCGCCGCCCATGCCCTTGGGCTCAAGCTGCACAGCGACGCCGTGCAGGCCTTGGGCAAGCTCGACCTTGGACCCCTGATCCATGCGGATTCAATCAGCGTGGCGGCGCACAAGCTGCGGGGCCCTAAGGGCGTTGGGGCGCTCTGCCTGCGAGCGAACGTCGAAGGGGTCGTGCCGGTGCCGCGTCCGGTGCTGCGGGGCGGCTCCCAGGAGCGCGGTTTCCGCCCCGGCACTCAGGATGCCGTCGCGATTGCAGGCTTCGGTGCGGCGCTCGAGCGCTTAGCGAAGCACCGCGCAGGTTTGGAGGGGGTGAGGGTGCTCCGGGATCGCCTCGAGCAGGCGCTCGCGGGCCGCTCGGAGGTGAGCGGCGAGGGGGCGCCGCGCGCCCCACACGTCAGCAACCTGAGGTTCGCCGGCTGGCGCGGCGACGAGCTGGTCGCAGCGCTGGACCTCGAAGGGATCTGCGCCTCTGCGGGCAGCGCGTGCAGTGCGGGGACCCTCGAACCGAGCCCAGTACTCGCCGCGATGCTGGATCCTGACGCGGCACTGCGCGGCGTGCGCTTCAGCTTGGGCGAGGACACGCGGGCCGAGGACGTAGCGCGGGTGATCGGCGTGCTCAGTCGCTTGGTTCCGAGCGACTGA
- a CDS encoding RNA methyltransferase → MKSEPAPGLDERLVVGLQPVREAIRVYGKSLSRVMVDNRKLPRLEALARYASDQGVIQVDRVRRGDLDRLARGASHQGVACFAPELQLISLEQVLTPPEQLILALDGIQDPQNFGAIIRSAVAIAEAPILWPESSSAPLTPATFRASAGAIEHAQLVRVPSLSTALQQAAAADFEVVGLDANAPKTLRELPLGPKIVLVLGAEHEGLGKQVRRACTQTAKLLRPHHIDSLNVSVAAGIALFQASLARNSAAPAD, encoded by the coding sequence ATGAAGTCCGAACCAGCGCCAGGTCTCGACGAACGTCTCGTCGTGGGTCTGCAGCCAGTTCGCGAGGCCATCCGCGTGTACGGCAAGAGCCTGTCTCGGGTGATGGTCGACAACCGCAAGCTCCCGCGCCTGGAGGCGCTCGCCCGCTACGCGAGCGACCAGGGCGTGATCCAAGTGGATCGGGTGCGTCGTGGTGATCTCGACCGCTTGGCGCGCGGCGCGAGCCACCAGGGCGTGGCGTGCTTCGCACCAGAGCTCCAGTTGATCTCCCTGGAGCAGGTCCTGACACCACCCGAACAGCTGATCCTCGCCCTCGACGGCATCCAGGATCCGCAGAACTTCGGCGCGATCATTCGTAGCGCCGTGGCGATCGCCGAGGCGCCAATCCTCTGGCCCGAGAGTTCCTCGGCACCGCTCACCCCGGCAACCTTCCGCGCGTCTGCGGGCGCGATCGAACACGCTCAACTGGTGCGCGTGCCTTCCCTGAGCACCGCCCTTCAGCAAGCCGCGGCCGCCGACTTCGAGGTCGTCGGCCTCGACGCCAACGCCCCAAAAACTTTGCGGGAACTGCCCCTCGGACCGAAGATAGTCCTCGTCCTTGGGGCGGAGCACGAAGGCCTGGGTAAGCAGGTGCGTCGCGCCTGTACTCAAACCGCCAAGCTGCTGAGACCCCATCACATCGACTCGCTCAACGTCTCCGTTGCCGCGGGGATCGCCTTGTTCCAGGCCTCGCTGGCTCGGAACTCTGCGGCGCCCGCGGACTGA
- the pyrF gene encoding orotidine-5'-phosphate decarboxylase produces the protein MTLEASKLASARKRLAFPLDYPTLAEARSGAQRIKDSMGVLKVGLELFVAEGPAAVTLGAELGMDVFLDLKLHDIPATVERAVASACALGARYLTLHAAGGPRMLEAAASRATKENSGLCLLAVTVLTSLDQSDLERVGVSASPGEQAERLGKLAVECGVGGLVCSPAEVAKLRSELGPRPVLVTPGIRPAGSDVGDQKRVGTPTEAIQNGSSLLVVGRPVRDAADPQSAALALATEVAEALGGEPQ, from the coding sequence AGAAGCCCGCAGCGGCGCCCAGCGCATCAAAGACTCCATGGGAGTGCTCAAGGTTGGCCTGGAGCTGTTCGTCGCTGAGGGCCCTGCCGCCGTGACCCTCGGCGCAGAGCTTGGCATGGACGTTTTCCTCGACCTCAAGCTCCACGACATCCCCGCAACCGTCGAGCGCGCGGTAGCGAGCGCCTGCGCCCTCGGAGCGCGCTACCTGACGCTGCACGCGGCGGGCGGGCCGCGCATGCTCGAGGCCGCTGCGAGTCGCGCCACGAAGGAAAACAGCGGCCTCTGCCTACTCGCGGTGACCGTCCTGACGAGCTTGGATCAAAGCGACCTCGAGCGCGTGGGGGTCTCGGCGAGCCCAGGGGAACAAGCTGAGCGTCTTGGAAAGCTAGCCGTCGAGTGCGGCGTCGGGGGGCTGGTTTGTTCCCCCGCGGAAGTGGCAAAGCTGCGCAGTGAACTCGGGCCGCGGCCGGTGCTGGTCACCCCGGGGATCCGCCCCGCGGGTAGCGACGTCGGCGATCAGAAGCGCGTGGGAACCCCCACTGAGGCAATTCAAAACGGCTCCAGCTTGCTGGTCGTTGGTCGCCCCGTGCGCGACGCCGCAGATCCCCAGAGCGCGGCGCTGGCCCTCGCCACGGAGGTCGCCGAAGCCCTCGGCGGCGAGCCACAATGA